One genomic window of Medicago truncatula cultivar Jemalong A17 chromosome 1, MtrunA17r5.0-ANR, whole genome shotgun sequence includes the following:
- the LOC112418680 gene encoding protein FAR1-RELATED SEQUENCE 5-like, with product MVVEANGYENLTFGEKDCRNYIDKVRRLRLGTGGAEAMQNYFVRMQKQNSQFYYVMDVDVDSRLRNVFWADARCRDAYKYFGEVATFDTTYLANKHDRPFAPFVGVNHHGQSMLLGCALLSNEDAKKFTWLFTTWLECMYGHTPNAIITDQDKAMKKAIEVVFPKFRHRWCLWHLMKKVPEKFGKYSEYESIKARLHDVVYDSLSKSDFIEMWEKMIECYEIHDNEWLKGIFDERHRWVPVYVRVVFWVGMSTTRRSESMNSCFDGYVCLKTSLKQFVEQYDSALKDKIEKESRDDFGSFNSVIACVSHYLNFEFFHVEWPSYGRPLFKR from the coding sequence ATGGTTGTTGAAGCAAATGGGTATGAGAATCTCACATTTGGTGAAAAGGACTGTAGGAACTATATAGACAAGGTCAGGCGACTAAGGCTTGGGACAGGAGGCGCTGAAGCAATGCAAAACTATTTCGTTAGAATGCAAAAGCAAAATAGTCAGTTTTATTATGTAATGGATGTGGATGTTGATAGCCGTTTAAGAAATGTATTCTGGGCAGATGCAAGATGTAGGGATGCATATAAATACTTCGGTGAAGTCGCAACTTTTGACACCACTTATTTAGCAAATAAACATGACAGGCCTTTTGCCCCTTTTGTTGGAGTAAATCACCACGGTCAATCTATGTTGTTGGGTTGTGCACTCTTATCAAATGAGGATGCTAAAAAATTTACTTGGTTATTCACCACATGGTTAGAATGCATGTATGGACACACTCCAAATGCCATTATTACTGATCAGGATAAGGCAATGAAAAAGGCGATTGAGGTTGTCTTCCCAAAATTCCGTCATAGATGGTGCTTATGGCATTTAATGAAAAAGGTACCTGAAAAGTTTGGTAAATACTCAGAATATGAGTCTATTAAAGCACGTTTGcatgatgttgtatatgattctTTGAGCAAAAGTGATTTCATAGAGATGTGggaaaaaatgattgaatgttATGAGATACATGATAATGAATGGTTGAAAGGGATATTTGATGAGCGACATCGTTGGGTTCCAGTGTATGTGAGGGTTGTGTTTTGGGTCGGGATGTCAACTACACGACGAAGTGAAAGTATGAATTCATGTTTTGATGGGTATGTATGCTTAAAGACATCATTGAAGCAATTTGTTGAACAATATGACAGTGCATTGAAAGATAAGATTGAAAAGGAAAGCAGGGATGATTTTGGTTCATTTAATTCAGTAATTGCTTGTGTAAGTCATTACCTCAATTTTGAGTTCTTCCATGTTGAATGGCCTAGTTATGGTCGCCCCCTCTTTAAAAGATAA